In Gopherus flavomarginatus isolate rGopFla2 chromosome 5, rGopFla2.mat.asm, whole genome shotgun sequence, one DNA window encodes the following:
- the LOC127052764 gene encoding NACHT, LRR and PYD domains-containing protein 1a allele 5-like, with the protein MEGTGRHRLLQTLAGLGKDELQRWKEKLSKIALKEGYQRIPQALLERANPEALAELLISYYGEEYGLQLALLAQTLCSAEQAATDLSSIAGSEVLDLQLKRSLSTFEWNKAKSFPRLPLLPQWLRKLTGKKEKQHQASPGGSFSEETQSTLKSSTGTEAAGDPMREQGPASQPSKNTNMLPNMRLVAPKRNRFSGSTRMESIFPSRTLPTPLQWLRKGKQIQASPSPFSQGSQSTEHHPQEESVYGSVPQGPGAMGKVIQRTGKKKKPAPLLLEALGRGPGRASHTTELCDFSFDENLALPSGGSFSEEAETPPSSASGTAEAGGIICEQSLLLSAGAASGAAAAGETSPSEDPSRDPWGQDKCDLCPREEDLPEEIHPETVQGPDGKQETYRFHLPGGGSFLCSETELGFEVRAAVTIEYKYDSWDRHLSTSEKQQWMVAGPLFNIRVEPARAVAAVHLPHFLCLAGGEVDASRMRIAHFVDGRMTLEEPARVRPFHAMLQNPSFSPLGVLWRKIQSKCQAKVHSLALLYRALSAANTTLHLYLIPNDCSLRQAVSDHESKCPSVRVHKPSRTKPLKFGSCCVVSSSSQLEVIPEELEFCYLGPKLEQPYLEIYTRDMQEGLQLSLLEKIEGEPIWKALVRPEDVMVCVSSAQMQTEEHFIDQHREQLIQRVRQVDGVLDKLYNTVLDNEQYQSIRAERTDPEKMRKLFDLLPSWNRACKDQLYQVLEAKQKFLIQELKGT; encoded by the exons ATGGAGGGGACGGGGAGACACCGCCTGCTGCAgaccctggcagggctggggaaggacgAGCTCCAGAGATGGAAAGAGAAGCTGAGCAAAATAGCACTGAAGGAGGGATACCAGCGCATcccccaggccctgctggagAGAGCCAATCCAGAGGCCCTGGCCGAGCTGCTGATCAGCTACTACGGGGAGGAGTATGGGTTGCAGCTGGCTTTACTAGCACAGACTTTATGCAGTGCAGAACAAGCGGCAACGGATCTCTCAAGCATAGCTG GCTCTGAGGTCCTCGATTTGCAGCTGAAGCGGAGTCTTTCAACGTTTGAGTGGAATAAGGCAAAATCCTTCCCCCGCCTGCCTCTGCTCCCACAGTGGCTCAGGAAGCTGACGGGCAAGAAGGAGAAACAGCATCAGGCATCCCCAGGCG GATCCTTCAGTGAAGAGACTCAATCCACTCTCAAGTCTAGTACAGGGACAGAGGCGGCAGGAG ACCCCATGAGGgaacagggccctgcctcacagCCCTCTAAGAACACCAACATGCTGCCGAATATGAGGTTGGTGGCGCCCAAGAGGAACAGATTTTCGGGAAGCACAAGGATGGAGAGCATCTTCCCCAGCAGGACTCTACCTACACCTCTGCAGTGGCTCAGGAAGGGGAAGCAGATTCAGGCCTCCCCAAGCC CCTTCTCCCAAGGCTCCCAGAGCACTGAGCATCACCCGCAGGAGGAGTCTGTTTATGGCAGCGTCCCACAGGGACCTGGGGCCATGGGAAAAGTCATACAGAGgacagggaagaaaaagaaacctGCTCCCCTTCTGCTGGAGGCATTGGGTCGGGGGCCAG GACGTGCAAGTCACACGACAGAGCTTTGTGATTTCTCCTTTGATGAAAACCTAGCATTGCCATCAGGAG GATCTTTCAGTGAAGAGGCTGAGACCCCCCCTAGTTCTGCATCAGGGACAGCTGAAGCTGGAG GGATCATCTGCGAACAGTCCCTGCTTCTCTCTGCTGGTGCTGCGTCTGGGGCTGCCG CTGCAGGAGAGACCAGCCCAAGTGAGGATCCCAGCAGGGACCCCTGGGGACAGGACAAATGTGACTTGTGTCCCAGAGAGGAG GATCTTCCAGAAGAAATACACCCCGAGACTGTTCAGGGCCCAGACGggaagcaggagacatacag GTTTCACCTTCCGGGGGGAGGCTCCTTCCTTTGCTCTGAAACCGAACTGGGGTTTGAGGTGAGGGCAGCCGTGACTATCGAGTACAAATATGACTCCTGGGATCGACATCTGAGCACATCTGAGAAGCAGCAATGGATGGTGGCCGGCCCTTTGTTCAACATCCGGGTGGAACCagccagggctgtggcagccgtTCACCTCCCGCACTTCCTGTGCCTCGCGG GGGGAGAGGTTGATGCCTCCCGGATGCGAATCGCCCACTTCGTTGACGGGAGGATGACCCTGGAGGAGCCAGCGAGGGTAAGGCCATTCCATGCCATGCTGCAGAaccccagcttctcccctctgGGCGTGCTCTGGAGGAAAATACAGTCTAAATGCCAGGCAAAAGTCCACTCCCTGGCCCTGCTCTACCGGGCACTCAGCGCTGCGAACACAACCCTGCACCTCTATCTGATCCCCAACGACTGCTCCCTGAGACAG GCCGTTAGTGACCACGAATCCAAATGCCCCTCGGTGCGTGTGCACAAGCCTTCCAGGACCAAGCCCTTGAAATTTGGCTCCTGTTGTGTGGTGTCCAGCTCATCCCAGCTTGAGGTGATACCTGAG GAGCTGGAGTTCTGCTATCTGGGCCCCAAGCTGGAGCAGCCATACCTGGAGATCTACACTCGGGACAtgcaggaggggctgcagctCAGCCTGTTGGAAAAGATAGAAGGGGAACCGATCTGGAAGGCCTTGGTGAGACCAG AAGACGTGATGGTCTGTGTTTCATCTGCCCAAATGCAGACAG aagAACATTTCATCGACCAGCACCGAGAGCAGCTGATCCAACGGGTGCGCCAGGTGGACGGCGTGCTGGATAAACTGTACAACACTGTGCTGGACAACGAGCAGTACCAGAGCATCCGAGCAGAGAGAACGGACCCGGAGAAAATGCGGAAGCTCTTCGACCTGCTCCCAAGTTGGAACCGGGCCTGCAAGGACCAGCTCTACCAGGTGCTGGAGGCCAAGCAGAAATTCCTCATCCAAGAACTTAAAGGGACGTAA